In the Deltaproteobacteria bacterium genome, one interval contains:
- a CDS encoding ABC transporter ATP-binding protein, with product MPASTLAIELRDVSVRYRVPRERIPTFKEFAIKWLRGSVVYHELDALAQVSVRIPRGASLGIIGRNGAGKTTLMKVIARVLRPTGGDVTVNGHVAPLLELGAGFDTELSGRENVFLNGAILGRSRREMQRRFERIVAFSELGDFIDAPVRTYSTGMVARLGFAIATDVEPDILLVDEVLSVGDIEFQRKCTERIESIMRRGTTLVLVSHSPESILQLCEHVVWLNEGRVVADGPARQVVDAFVSRSAPVAAAAS from the coding sequence GTGCCGGCCAGCACCCTCGCGATCGAGCTCCGGGACGTCTCCGTCCGCTACCGCGTGCCGCGGGAGCGGATCCCGACCTTCAAGGAGTTCGCGATCAAGTGGCTCCGCGGCAGCGTGGTCTACCACGAGCTGGACGCGCTTGCGCAAGTGAGCGTGCGCATTCCGCGCGGCGCGTCCCTCGGCATCATCGGCCGGAATGGGGCCGGCAAGACCACACTGATGAAGGTGATCGCCCGGGTGCTCCGTCCGACGGGCGGTGACGTGACGGTGAACGGCCACGTCGCTCCCCTGCTCGAGCTCGGGGCCGGTTTCGACACGGAGCTCTCGGGCCGCGAGAACGTCTTCTTGAACGGGGCGATCCTCGGGCGGTCGCGCCGCGAGATGCAGCGGCGGTTCGAGCGCATCGTTGCATTCTCCGAGCTCGGCGACTTCATCGACGCGCCAGTGCGCACCTACTCGACGGGCATGGTGGCGCGGCTCGGGTTCGCCATCGCGACCGACGTCGAGCCCGACATCCTGCTCGTCGACGAGGTCCTTTCGGTCGGCGACATCGAGTTCCAGCGGAAGTGCACGGAGCGCATCGAGAGCATCATGCGACGCGGCACGACGCTCGTCCTGGTATCCCACTCGCCCGAATCGATCCTCCAGCTCTGCGAGCACGTCGTCTGGCTCAACGAGGGGCGCGTGGTGGCGGACGGACCGGCGCGGCAGGTCGTCGACGCGTTCGTGTCGCGCTCGGCGCCGGTGGCTGCGGCGGCGAGCTGA